A single region of the Lycium barbarum isolate Lr01 chromosome 2, ASM1917538v2, whole genome shotgun sequence genome encodes:
- the LOC132625573 gene encoding putative late blight resistance protein homolog R1A-10 isoform X1, which translates to MAAYIAVISLLQTIEQFQQRHPELVQGFTAKTLESLHETAEYFQNVVEEAGKSKFDAEKKKSLEEKIRAAASYAEDIVEMKICQIIEDLNLKYGMAPKSSLYKNLLPFVERVDRKKNEVMEIVSDFSTRIHDIDDDQILESAEDSLIGASSRSNPVLQHFEDDSVHGLDDDLEIIVKRLTERSSNLDIVTITGMGGIGKTTLARKAHDHLTIKNHFDLRIWVTISQEYGSRNVLLEALRCILKNNDIEKDYDKKNDCELADLVQKKLKGPRYLVVVDDIWSTDVWDSIKGIFPDWRNKSRILLTTRESKVAMYANPISRHEMNLLNLENSWKLLCDKVFGPKHDHPELEETGKKIAEKCQGLPLTISVIAGHLSKVARTLGSWKDVARTLGEIIASQTDKCSGVLGLSYHYLPNHLKPCFLSMGGFPEDYQVETWRLIQLWIAEGSIRRPGSDKSLEELGEDYLEDLISRNLITVRKKRFNGEIKACGMHDLVREFCLTEVKMTQFMHVEITDKVPTFMHDEIADIVPTLPAQKHNGRRFSFQMHGYSVDDCCKLLPSVARSIYLFCKFRPSVNLEFFSRFNLLRVLAIFHEYECYRKFPLVITKLFHLRYLQIQAYGNLPESISELQNLQTLIYDGRNNHTTLPGKIWMLRNLRHINTREPCYLPSPRRKSISNKHLVIGMPNIEKLSNLCFTSCTNEIFSRIPNLRRLIVRHKGGRANRLIDISILKKLEAFKFVIDALWSSPPPISIKRSVLPASIKRLTLSGGFCFPWEDMSTLVMLPNLQELKLKNRAAYGKEWRLSDKYKFKSLKLLLFRSLDLEHWEASSDNFPNLERLVLKICKYLKEIPTDFEEICTLESIELYQCGTSVVDSAKEIEQERLNNTGNNSLKVYVHRFHCKF; encoded by the exons ATGGCAGCTTATATAGCTGTAATTTCTCTTCTTCAAACAATTGAGCAATTTCAGCAGAGACACCCTGAACTTGTTCAAGGTTTTACTGCTAAAACGCTCGAATCCCTTCATGAAACTGCTGAGTATTTTCAAAATGTTGTTGAAGAAGCTGGCAAGAGTAAATTTGATGCTGAAAAAAAGAAGTCTTTGGAGGAAAAAATAAGAGCTGCTGCTAGTTATGCAGAAGATATTGTTGAGATGAAGATTTGCCAAATCATCGAAGACTTAAACTTGAAATATGGAATGGCACCTAAAAGTTCACTATACAAGAATTTGCTGCCATTTGTTGAAAGAGTTGATAGAAAAAAGAATGAAGTGATGGAGATTGTTTCTGATTTTAGCACAAGAATtcatgatattgatgatgatcaaATTTTGGAATCTGCTGAGGATTCCTTGATTGGCGCTTCTTCTAGAAGTAACCCAGTGCTGCAACATTTTGAAGATGATAGCGTGCACGGACTTGATGATGACTTGGAGATAATAGTTAAAAGATTGACAGAACGGTCGTCAAATTTAGACATTGTCACAATAACAG GCATGGGTGGCATTGGCAAAACAACACTCGCTAGAAAAGCTCATGATCATCTAACAATCAAGAATCATTTTGATCTTCGTATTTGGGTTACAATATCTCAAGAATATGGAagtagaaatgtgttgttagaAGCTTTACGTTGCATTTTAAAGAATAATGACATCGAAAAAGATTATGATAAGAAGAATGACTGTGAGTTAGCCGACTTGGTGCAAAAAAAACTAAAGGGTCCAAGATaccttgttgttgttgatgatatttgGAGTACGGATGTTTGGGATAGCATAAAAGGAATATTTCCTGATTGGCGCAATAAGAGTCGAATCTTATTGACTACTAGGGAATCAAAGGTAGCAATGTATGCAAATCCTATTAGCCGTCATGAAATGAACCTCTTGAATTTAGAAAACAGTTGGAAGTTACTTTGTGATAAGGTGTTTGGACCAAAACATGATCATCCCGAGTTGGAAGAAACTGGAAAGAAAATAGCAGAAAAATGCCAAGGACTACCCTTGACAATTTCAGTGATTGCGGGACATCTCTCTAAAGTGGCCAGGACGTTAGGAAGTTGGAAGGATGTCGCCCGAACCTTAGGTGAAATCATTGCTAGTCAAACAGATAAATGCTCAGGAGTGCTCGGTTTGAGTTATCATTACTTGCCTAATCACCTCAAACCTTGCTTTCTTTCTATGGGTGGTTTCCCAGAGGATTATCAGGTTGAGACTTGGAGATTGATTCAATTATGGATCGCTGAAGGTTCTATAAGGAGGCCTGGAAGTGATAAAAGCTTGGAGGAATTGGGAGAAGATTATTTGGAGGATCTTATCAGCAGGAATTTGATAACTGTTAGAAAAAAGAGATTCAATGGTGAGATAAAAGCTTGTGGAATGCATGATCTAGTGCGTGAATTCTGTTTGACTGAAGTTAAAATGACACAGTTTATGCATGTTGAGATAACTGACAAAGTCCCTACCTTTATGCATGATGAGATAGCTGACATAGTCCCTACTCTTCCAGCACAAAAGCATAATGGTCGTCGCTTCAGTTTTCAAATGCACGGTTATTCAGTTGATGATTGCTGCAAGCTGTTACCCTCAGTTGCCAGATCTATCTACTTATTTTGTAAATTCCGACCTTCTGTAAACCTTGAATTTTTCTCCCGTTTCAACCTTCTCAGGGTATTGGCCATCTTTCATGAATATGAATGTTATCGTAAATTTCCACTCGTTATTACAAAGTTATTTCACCTGAGATATCTCCAAATTCAAGCTTACGGCAATCTTCCTGAGTCAATATCAGAGCTTCAGAATTTGCAAACTCTAATTTATGATGGACGAAATAATCATACAACTTTACCAGGGAAGATATGGATGCTGAGGAACTTGAGGCATATAAATACGAGGGAACCCTGCTATTTACCCAGCCCTAGAAGAAAAAGTATCTCAAATAAGCATCTTGTGATAGGGATGCCAAATATAGAGAAGCTTTCTAATCTATGTTTCACCAGCTGTACAAATGAAATTTTTTCTCGCATTCCCAATCTAAGGAGATTGATTGTTCGTCATAAAGGGGGTAGGGCCAATCGCCTTATTGATATTTCCATCTTGAAAAAACTCGAAGCATTCAAGTTTGTCATCGATGCTCTTTGGTCTAGTCCTCCACCGATCTCCATCAAACGGTCTGTTCTCCCAGCATCAATTAAGAGGTTGACTTTATCTGGCGGGTTTTGTTTTCCTTGGGAAGATATGTCAACTCTTGTCATGTTGCCAAACCTTCAAGAGCTCAAACTTAAAAATCGTGCAGCCTATGGTAAAGAATGGAGATTGAGTGATAAATACAAATTCAAAAGCCTAAAGTTGCTGTTATTTCGCAGCCTAGATCTTGAGCATTGGGAAGCTAGCAGTGATAACTTCCCAAACCTAGAACGGCTTGTTCTGAAGATATGCAAAtatcttaaggaaattccaaCAGATTTTGAGGAAATTTGTACTTTGGAGTCAATTGAGTTATATCAGTGCGGCACTAGTGTTGTGGATTCTGCAAAAGAGATTGAACAAGAACGATTAAATAACACGGGAAACAATTCCCTTAAGGTTTATGTCCATAGATTTCACTGTAAGTTTTAG
- the LOC132629196 gene encoding peroxidase 57-like yields the protein MAAKVRVLASILLVCAILLPSLASSFLDHHPEFLEHDSRKTDVMINGDNTNVVRANDYDFTIPRSDDEKRKERSLKVKKSKKKKKNKKGKKFHEPETFNFDPVFGGGQQEGELGKHSHFFPGLNIPPTTEEHVQPELNGGLREGFYQNTCPQAENIIKNGLIRAVQNDSTIAAAIPRLFFHDCFVKGCDGSILLDRTPSGAEVEKLSGTNGVTVRGYELIDEVKAELEQTCPGIVSCSDTLAYLSRDAFVASGLPHYEVSGGRRDGMESLEANVNGNIPLPGDTVDQMIDLFKRKGLNAEDLVVLIGAHSIGVAHCFNFLYRLDEPEKAQRMDPRLAGVMRFICTNQMTALAFDAHTQYKMDSAFYKQLLQNRGLLESDQVLTQDIRTKGYVQNFGDDEMDWFNKFGKAMNKLGAIEVLTGNQGQIRKQCRAVNL from the exons atggcaGCTAAGGTTAGGGTTCTTGCATCTATTTTACTAGTTTGCGCGATCCTATTACCTTCGCTAGCCTCATCATTTCTTGATCATCATCCTGAATTTCTAGAACATGATTCTAGAAAGACAGACGTAATGATCAATGGTGACAATACTAATGTTGTTCGTGCCAACGACTATGACTTCACGATTCCTCGCTCAGATGATGAGAAAAGGAAGGAACGATCCTTAAAAGTAAAAAagtcgaagaagaagaagaagaacaagaagggaaAGAAGTTTCACGAGCCCGAGACATTCAATTTTGATCCCGTATTTGGAGGAGGCCAACAAGAAGGAGAATTAGGCAAACATTCGCATTTTTTCCCAGGATTGAATATACCTCCGACTACAGAAGAACATGTACAACCAGAGCTTAATGGAGGATTACGAGAGGGATTTTATCAAAATACATGTCCACAAGCAGAGAATATTATAAAAAATGGCCTAATTAGGGCCGTTCAGAATGACTCTACTATTGCTGCTGCAATCCCCAGACTTTTCTTCCATGATTGCTTTGTCAAA GGATGTGACGGGTCAATATTGCTCGATAGAACACCAAGTGGTGCAGAAGTAGAAAAGCTATCGGGCACAAATGGTGTTACGGTCAGAGGATACGAACTCATTGACGAGGTCAAAGCCGAACTCGAGCAGACTTGCCCGGGCATAGTCTCTTGCTCCGACACTCTAGCCTATTTATCTCGCGATGCCTTCGTTGCATCGGGCCTCCCCCATTACGAGGTGTCCGGTGGTCGACGTGACGGTATGGAATCGCTCGAAGCAAACGTAAATGGCAACATCCCATTGCCTGGTGACACAGTGGACCAAATGATTGATCTTTTTAAGAGAAAAGGCCTAAATGCAGAAGATTTAGTGGTCCTAATTGGTGCCCATTCAATTGGAGTGGCCCATTGTTTCAACTTCCTTTACAGATTGGATGAACCTGAAAAGGCCCAAAGGATGGACCCAAGGCTTGCTGGTGTTATGAGATTTATATGCACTAACCAAATGACTGCATTAGCCTTTGATGCCCATACACAATACAAAATGGACTCTGCTTTTTACAAGCAATTATTGCAGAATAGAGGCCTACTTGAATCTGATCAAGTATTGACCCAAGATATTAGAACAAAGGGCTATGTCCAAAACTTTGGTGATGATGAAATGGACTGGTTTAATAAATTCGGCAAGGCCATGAACAAACTCGGAGCGATAGAAGTGCTCACTGGAAATCAAGGGCAAATCAGGAAACAATGTCGAGCTGTTAACTTATAA
- the LOC132625573 gene encoding putative late blight resistance protein homolog R1A-10 isoform X2, with the protein MAAYIAVISLLQTIEQFQQRHPELVQGFTAKTLESLHETAEYFQNVVEEAGKSKFDAEKKKSLEEKIRAAASYAEDIVEMKICQIIEDLNLKYGMAPKSSLYKNLLPFVERVDRKKNEVMEIVSDFSTRIHDIDDDQILESAEDSLIGASSRSNPVLQHFEDDSVHGLDDDLEIIVKRLTERSSNLDIVTITGMGGIGKTTLARKAHDHLTIKNHFDLRIWVTISQEYGSRNVLLEALRCILKNNDIEKDYDKKNDCELADLVQKKLKGPRYLVVVDDIWSTDVWDSIKGIFPDWRNKSRILLTTRESKVAMYANPISRHEMNLLNLENSWKLLCDKVFGPKHDHPELEETGKKIAEKCQGLPLTISVIAGHLSKVARTLGSWKDVARTLGEIIASQTDKCSGVLGLSYHYLPNHLKPCFLSMGGFPEDYQVETWRLIQLWIAEGSIRRPGSDKSLEELGEDYLEDLISRNLITVRKKRFNGEIKACGMHDLVREFCLTEVKMTQFMHVEITDKVPTFMHDEIADIVPTLPAQKHNGRRFSFQMHGYSVDDCCKLLPSVARSIYLFCKFRPSVNLEFFSRFNLLRVLAIFHEYECYRKFPLVITKLFHLRYLQIQAYGNLPESISELQNLQTLIYDGRNNHTTLPGKIWMLRNLRHINTREPCYLPSPRRKSISNKHLVIGMPNIEKLSNLCFTSCTNEIFSRIPNLRRLIVRHKGGRANRLIDISILKKLEAFKFVIDALWSSPPPISIKRSVLPASIKRLTLSGGFCFPWEDMSTLVMLPNLQELKLKNRAAYGKEWRLSDKYKFKSLKLLLFRSLDLEHWEASSDNFPNLERLVLKICKYLKEIPTDFEEICTLESIELYQCGTSVVDSAKEIEQERLNNTGNNSLKVYVHRFHWE; encoded by the exons ATGGCAGCTTATATAGCTGTAATTTCTCTTCTTCAAACAATTGAGCAATTTCAGCAGAGACACCCTGAACTTGTTCAAGGTTTTACTGCTAAAACGCTCGAATCCCTTCATGAAACTGCTGAGTATTTTCAAAATGTTGTTGAAGAAGCTGGCAAGAGTAAATTTGATGCTGAAAAAAAGAAGTCTTTGGAGGAAAAAATAAGAGCTGCTGCTAGTTATGCAGAAGATATTGTTGAGATGAAGATTTGCCAAATCATCGAAGACTTAAACTTGAAATATGGAATGGCACCTAAAAGTTCACTATACAAGAATTTGCTGCCATTTGTTGAAAGAGTTGATAGAAAAAAGAATGAAGTGATGGAGATTGTTTCTGATTTTAGCACAAGAATtcatgatattgatgatgatcaaATTTTGGAATCTGCTGAGGATTCCTTGATTGGCGCTTCTTCTAGAAGTAACCCAGTGCTGCAACATTTTGAAGATGATAGCGTGCACGGACTTGATGATGACTTGGAGATAATAGTTAAAAGATTGACAGAACGGTCGTCAAATTTAGACATTGTCACAATAACAG GCATGGGTGGCATTGGCAAAACAACACTCGCTAGAAAAGCTCATGATCATCTAACAATCAAGAATCATTTTGATCTTCGTATTTGGGTTACAATATCTCAAGAATATGGAagtagaaatgtgttgttagaAGCTTTACGTTGCATTTTAAAGAATAATGACATCGAAAAAGATTATGATAAGAAGAATGACTGTGAGTTAGCCGACTTGGTGCAAAAAAAACTAAAGGGTCCAAGATaccttgttgttgttgatgatatttgGAGTACGGATGTTTGGGATAGCATAAAAGGAATATTTCCTGATTGGCGCAATAAGAGTCGAATCTTATTGACTACTAGGGAATCAAAGGTAGCAATGTATGCAAATCCTATTAGCCGTCATGAAATGAACCTCTTGAATTTAGAAAACAGTTGGAAGTTACTTTGTGATAAGGTGTTTGGACCAAAACATGATCATCCCGAGTTGGAAGAAACTGGAAAGAAAATAGCAGAAAAATGCCAAGGACTACCCTTGACAATTTCAGTGATTGCGGGACATCTCTCTAAAGTGGCCAGGACGTTAGGAAGTTGGAAGGATGTCGCCCGAACCTTAGGTGAAATCATTGCTAGTCAAACAGATAAATGCTCAGGAGTGCTCGGTTTGAGTTATCATTACTTGCCTAATCACCTCAAACCTTGCTTTCTTTCTATGGGTGGTTTCCCAGAGGATTATCAGGTTGAGACTTGGAGATTGATTCAATTATGGATCGCTGAAGGTTCTATAAGGAGGCCTGGAAGTGATAAAAGCTTGGAGGAATTGGGAGAAGATTATTTGGAGGATCTTATCAGCAGGAATTTGATAACTGTTAGAAAAAAGAGATTCAATGGTGAGATAAAAGCTTGTGGAATGCATGATCTAGTGCGTGAATTCTGTTTGACTGAAGTTAAAATGACACAGTTTATGCATGTTGAGATAACTGACAAAGTCCCTACCTTTATGCATGATGAGATAGCTGACATAGTCCCTACTCTTCCAGCACAAAAGCATAATGGTCGTCGCTTCAGTTTTCAAATGCACGGTTATTCAGTTGATGATTGCTGCAAGCTGTTACCCTCAGTTGCCAGATCTATCTACTTATTTTGTAAATTCCGACCTTCTGTAAACCTTGAATTTTTCTCCCGTTTCAACCTTCTCAGGGTATTGGCCATCTTTCATGAATATGAATGTTATCGTAAATTTCCACTCGTTATTACAAAGTTATTTCACCTGAGATATCTCCAAATTCAAGCTTACGGCAATCTTCCTGAGTCAATATCAGAGCTTCAGAATTTGCAAACTCTAATTTATGATGGACGAAATAATCATACAACTTTACCAGGGAAGATATGGATGCTGAGGAACTTGAGGCATATAAATACGAGGGAACCCTGCTATTTACCCAGCCCTAGAAGAAAAAGTATCTCAAATAAGCATCTTGTGATAGGGATGCCAAATATAGAGAAGCTTTCTAATCTATGTTTCACCAGCTGTACAAATGAAATTTTTTCTCGCATTCCCAATCTAAGGAGATTGATTGTTCGTCATAAAGGGGGTAGGGCCAATCGCCTTATTGATATTTCCATCTTGAAAAAACTCGAAGCATTCAAGTTTGTCATCGATGCTCTTTGGTCTAGTCCTCCACCGATCTCCATCAAACGGTCTGTTCTCCCAGCATCAATTAAGAGGTTGACTTTATCTGGCGGGTTTTGTTTTCCTTGGGAAGATATGTCAACTCTTGTCATGTTGCCAAACCTTCAAGAGCTCAAACTTAAAAATCGTGCAGCCTATGGTAAAGAATGGAGATTGAGTGATAAATACAAATTCAAAAGCCTAAAGTTGCTGTTATTTCGCAGCCTAGATCTTGAGCATTGGGAAGCTAGCAGTGATAACTTCCCAAACCTAGAACGGCTTGTTCTGAAGATATGCAAAtatcttaaggaaattccaaCAGATTTTGAGGAAATTTGTACTTTGGAGTCAATTGAGTTATATCAGTGCGGCACTAGTGTTGTGGATTCTGCAAAAGAGATTGAACAAGAACGATTAAATAACACGGGAAACAATTCCCTTAAGGTTTATGTCCATAGATTTCACT GGGAATGA